Proteins from a single region of Hordeum vulgare subsp. vulgare chromosome 6H, MorexV3_pseudomolecules_assembly, whole genome shotgun sequence:
- the LOC123404221 gene encoding uncharacterized protein LOC123404221 produces the protein MVSKPHLKPSCSSGRPQTRCASPTSSVSQKTRPSRRFAPHRTAPKMARHAKTDSDVTSLAPSSPPRSPRRPAYYVHSPAASHPDVAASGGGGGGAGAAADKMSLAGSTPAESPLHYHFHHSGAAMHHSRESSTGRLLFSDQLRSGGAAGAVPWRRLGHGSGAGSVGDDDEEEDGGRPGSQSPWRCYALAAFAFVAVFAFFLLVLWGASKSYKPHVDVKSVVFESYHIQGGTDRTGVPTRMMSVNATVRLRFRNRGTFFGLHVTAAPFHLFFDDLTVATGNMKEFYQARKSGRVVTVSVVGKQVPLYGAGANLHSKPNNGRLGPAVVPVRLAFVLRARAHILGLLLRSKFYRRGVCRLDVREAHLGKPARGVAAGCEYHDGR, from the exons ATGGTTTCCAAACCCCACTTAAAACCTTCGTGTTCAAGCGGAAGGCCCCAAACCCGTTGCGCTTCTCCCACAAGCAGCGTATCCCAGAAGACACGCCCATCGCGCCGCTTTGCGCCGCACCGCACCGCTCCCAAGATGGCACGGCACGCCAAGACGGACTCCGACGTGACGAGCCTGGCGCCGTCCTCGCCGCCGCGTTCCCCGCGCCGCCCGGCGTACTACGTCCACAGCCCCGCCGCCTCCCACCCGGACGTCGCggcctccggcggcggcggcggaggcgccgGCGCCGCGGCCGACAAGATGTCGCTCGCCGGCTCCACCCCGGCCGAGTCCCCGCTGCACTACCACTTCCACCACTCGGGCGCCGCGATGCACCACTCCCGCGAGTCCTCCACCGGCCGCCTCCTCTTCTCCGACCAGCTCCGCTCGGGCGGCGCAGCGGGGGCCGTGCCCTGGCGCCGCCTCGGGCACGGCAGCGGCGCCGGGAGCGTCGGGGACGACGACGAAGAGGAGGACGGGGGCCGCCCCGGGTCGCAGTCGCCGTGGAGGTGCTACGCCCTGGCGGCGTTCGCGTTCGTCGCCGTCTTCGCCTTCTTCTTGCTGGTGCTGTGGGGCGCGAGCAAGTCCTACAAGCCCCACGTCGACGTCAAG AGCGTGGTGTTCGAGTCGTACCACATCCAGGGCGGGACGGACCGGACGGGCGTGCCCACCAGGATGATGTCGGTCAACGCGACGGTCAGGCTGCGCTTCCGCAACCGGGGCACCTTCTTCGGCCTCCACGTCACCGCCGCGCCCTTCCACCTCTTCTTCGACGACCTCACCGTCGCTACCGGGAAC ATGAAGGAGTTCTACCAGGCGAGGAAGAGCGGGCGGGTGGTGACGGTGTCCGTGGTGGGGAAGCAGGTCCCGCTCTACGGCGCCGGCGCCAACCTGCACAGCAAGCCCAACAACGGCCGCCTCGGCCCCGCGGTGGTGCCCGTCAGGCTGGCCTTCGTGCTCCGGGCGCGCGCGCAcatcctcggcctcctcctccgctcCAAGTTCTACCGCCGGGGCGTCTGCCGCCTCGACGTCCGCGAGGCCCACCTCGGCAAGCCCGCCCGCGGCGTCGCCGCCGGCTGCGAGTACCACGACGGGAGGTGA